A stretch of the Ostrea edulis chromosome 9, xbOstEdul1.1, whole genome shotgun sequence genome encodes the following:
- the LOC125659013 gene encoding alpha-1,6-mannosyl-glycoprotein 2-beta-N-acetylglucosaminyltransferase-like produces MRVRPTRLLRSLFLVVLILFVMLNMHVLLNFNSHHPASMDISLLHKLRNPDNYVNPHVQVGHEKLDTITPQSNEAKLEVFIPPLMYNQTFLKGDVQENNLTQIKSEIDKINREQFIHNLHKFGLKLRTDSVVMVVQVHDRAQYLQMLVDSLRKVKKIEETLVIFSHDVYSEALNKIVQSIDFCPVMQIFMPVTAQLHPKEFPGEHPNDCPRNIKKAEAATKKCNNWEHPDKYGHYREAKYCQTKHHWLWKLQRVFDELDVMKNYTGQVLLLEEDYYVAPDIITTLQMTLNLKKKECKECRMITAGNYDKSQLFSANSGKMELASWISSRHNMGMTFARDLWNEIKKCAKEFCNFDDYNWDWTLQHLSMKCIPGQIKLLKMKATRVFHMGDCGVHHKGKNCNPQVKKAQVENQINQNLKHLFPNVVSVNGQSRFKLRDPKPNGGWGDIRDRNLCLSFMNGA; encoded by the exons ATGAGAGTGAGACCAACTCGTCTGTTACGGAGCCTCTTTTTGGTAGTGCTAATCCTTTTTGTGATGCTCAACATGCATGTGTTGTTGAATTTCAATTCCCACCACCCAGCATCCATGGATATTTCCCTCCTCCACAAACTGAGAAATCCGGACAATTATGTCAACCCTCACGTGCAGGTCGGACATGAAAAACTTGACACCATCACACCTCAAAGTAACGAAGCCAAACTGGAAGTGTTCATCCCACCGCTTATGTATAATCAGACATTTTTGAAAGGAGATGTTCAGGAAAACAATTTAACACAAATTAAGTCAGaaatagataaaatcaatcGAGAACAGTTTATCCATAATTTGCATAAGTTTGGACTTAAATTACGGACAGACAGTGTTGTCATGGTAGTCCAAGTCCATGATCGAGCTCAGTACCTCCAAATGCTTGTGGACTCGCTACGtaaagtgaagaaaatagaAGAGACACTTGTGATATTTAGTCATGACGTATATTCAGAGGCCCTGAATAAAATTGTGCAATCTATAGACTTTTGTCCG GTGATGCAGATATTTATGCCTGTGACTGCTCAACTTCACCCAAAAGAATTCCCTGGTGAACACCCCAACGATTGTCCCCGCAATATAAAAAAGGCCGA gGCAGCAACTAAAAAATGTAACAATTGGGAACACCCAGATAAATATGGACACTACAGAGAAGCTAAATACTGTCAAACCAAGCACCACTGGTTATGGAAG cTTCAGCGCGTGTTTGACGAGCTGGATGTGATGAAGAACTACACTGGACAGGTTCTGCTACTGGAGGAGGATTACTACGTAGCACCAGACATCATCACCACTTTACAAATGACGCTCAATCTCAAGAAAAA AGAGTGCAAGGAATGTCGTATGATAACAGCCGGGAATTACGACAAATCTCAACTTTTCTCCGCAAACTCGGGCAAG ATGGAGTTAGCATCTTGGATTTCCTCAAGACACAATATGGGAATGACATTTGCTCGAGATTTGTGGAATGAAATCAAGAAGTGTGCCAAA GAGTTCTGCAACTTTGATGATTACAACTGGGACTGGACGTTGCAGCACTTGAGTATGAAGTGTATTCCAGGCCAAATTAAATTGCTCAAGATGAAGGCTACTCGAGTCTTTCATATGGGGGATTG tggaGTACACCATAAAGGGAAGAACTGTAATCCCCAAGTAAAGAAAGCTCAGGTGGAGAACCAGATTAATCAGAACCTCAAACACTTGTTTCCTAATGTGGTCAGTGTAAATGGACAATCACGGTTCAAGTTACGGGACCCAAAACCAAATGGAGGCTGGGGCGACATAAGAGACAGAAATCTGTGTCTAAGCTTCATGAATGGTGCATAA